The Salvelinus namaycush isolate Seneca chromosome 1, SaNama_1.0, whole genome shotgun sequence genome has a window encoding:
- the spaca9 gene encoding LOW QUALITY PROTEIN: sperm acrosome-associated protein 9 (The sequence of the model RefSeq protein was modified relative to this genomic sequence to represent the inferred CDS: inserted 1 base in 1 codon; substituted 1 base at 1 genomic stop codon), protein MNPSLIAHVQGYMEHHCINATDLQIFTLFLKIVDEXRAVLRLLKGNNQSPGGVILDTYRLLLSYNCNISKLQAHVHQGPSSTIDMVNVAEYQLHFKLEFYPHDEVNXSCDEARNYYGGVVSLIPLALELLQRLASSYTYCGQHNTSAGNPNVDVLESSGQRGGTAGVGDVSFSLTGHATGAHNTRKTQAKRTGMQSSQPHHQD, encoded by the exons atgaacCCATCCCTTATTGCACACGTTCAAGGGTACATGGAGCACCACTGTATTAATGCCACAGATCTACAAATTTTTACCCTCTTCTTGAAAATTGTGGATGAGTAGAGGGCTGTTCTGAGGCTCCTGAAGGGCAACAACCAAAGCCCTGGAGGTGTCATCCTAGACACTTACAGGTTGCTTCTCAGCTACAACTGCAACATCAGCAAACTGCAGGCCCATGTACATCAAGGACCGAGTTCGACAATAGATATGGTAAATGTTGCAGAATATCAGTTGCATTTTAAACTGGAGTT TTACCCACATGATGAAGTGA CGAGCTGTGACGAGGCCAGGAACTACTACGGTGGTGTGGTAAGCCTTATCCCACTAGCACTGGAGCTACTGCAAAGGTTGGCCAGTTCCTACACCTACTGCGGCCAGCACAACACATCTGCTGGGAATCCTAATGTGGATGTGCTTGAGTCCTCAGGACAGCGAGGTGGGACGGCTGGTGTGGGAGACGTGTCTTTCAGCCTGACTGGGCACGCTACTGGTGCTCATAACACTAGGAAGACCCAGGCTAAGAGAACAGGCATGCAATCAAGCCAGCCTCACCACCAGGATTAG